TGTGGAGAATAGAATCCTGCCATCCCGCTTTGTCAAGCGAGCAAGCTCGTTAAAGAAAAGACGATGTTCTCTAGGAGATATGAATCCGATCAGTTCCGTACAGGCAACAAGATCAAACGAGAAATCTTCCAAATGCGTATTAGGGACGCAGGACAAAATAGGTGTGATCCCTTTTTCATTTTCACTCATGCATGATGCATTTTGCGCGATGTCTACAGCGCTGACCATACCTCCATTGTCGCGATATTTCTTTGTCAAATGCCCGTGTCCCGATCCAAGATCGGCGATTTTAAGTCCGTTGAGATCCAAATGTTTTTGAATAAAATGGATTGTGCGCTCGATTCTGGTTCTTTCTCTCGCGTTTCTCATGGGATTAAACTGGTTCGGATTTTTTTTCCATTCCCTTTCGAAGCGTGCTTTAGTGGCTTCTCTAAATGTTTTAGGTTTTAAGCGATCTGAATACGGGATCGAGACCGTCTTATCTTGAATCACATTAAGCTTGTTCATGCAGGTTCATCCAGTAAATCGGAGACTGTGATCTCAGGAGGTTTAGAGTCGATAGGGCGGTTAATGAATAATCTGAACCAGATTTCCAGCTGTAGAATAGACCATAGCTTGCGGTGCGTATCGTTGGCGTATCCTAAATGATTGATTTGATCTTTCAGCCAATTTTGGGAGACGAGCCCATTGTCGACAAGAGTCCCATTCGGAAGTTTAAGGAACAGGTCTTTCATTGGACTGTTTTCCATCCAACTTTTAAGAAAGAGTTGCCGTGTGCGCTTTGGCCTTTGGATAATCTGATCGGGAAGAGAGTTTTCCATTAAAGACTTGAGGTATCCTGCTGCCTCTTCCTCTTTGAGAAAATTCGGCTCAGGAAGAGATGCCAGATACTCCACCACGCCGCGATTGAGAAAAGGGGACTGCCAATCGATCTGATGAGCTGTTGTCAGCCTTTCATATTGATGAATGTAGCAATCAACAAGGCGGGTTTTTACGTCGAAATAAAGGTATGAAGCAACTGTAGACTGTACTCTAAAGAGATGGTGAAATTTGTGCAAAAATACTTCCGGATCGAAAATTCCTCTTAACTTTGGAGATGCTTTCGCTAGTTCCGCTTCATCGAAATAAGCATTGGCTTTCAAGTAGCTAGATTGCAACGGGTCTGTCCGTGATTCTTTCATTAATTCGTAGGCAAAAGGTTTGTACACTCTTTGCATGATCGGGATGAGGGCTCTTTGCAAGCGGTGAAGCCAGTTCAGAGCGATTTGCCTGATAAGGCTTGCGTCCTGTTCTTTTGTCGTATAGCGGCTATGTCCTGCAAAAAGTTCATCGCTTCCCATACCGGAAAAAACCGTTTTAGTGTTTTTAGAGGCCATTTCACATAGCTTCCAGGTAGCAACCACGTTGAGATCGGCAATCGGCTCGTCAAGATACCAGTTGATTTTTACAAGATCATTTGCGAATGTGTCTTGAGTGATTTTATAGGTTTCCTGTGGGATATTCAAGGAGCTGGATATGAGTTTTGCCGCTTCGATATCTCCTTCGTTTTCATTCAGAAATCCTACGCTGTACGAAAGGATTCTGTCATTTTTGCTGAGTTTTTTCAGATAGTGGGCGACACTTGCCGAGCCAAGTCCACCCGACATAAAGCAGCCGATTTTTTCTTCTTTATTGGGAAGGCACTGTTTGATGCTTGATTCGAAGATCTTGCTTAAATTTCCTAAAATTTGCTCTTTCGATCCTTTAGTAGGGTGCTCAAAATAAGAGCTATATGACCAGTAGGACTCGATTGTTTTACTTCCTTCCAAATGAAGTTGCAGAAAATGCGCCGGTAAAAGCTTGTTGATCCCTTTAATCGGACTCATGTCTTGAGGAATATATCCAAAGAAGAGGTAGGCCGATAGCGCATCGATCGCGGCTGTTTGCGGGACAGCTCCTGTGGACAGAATCGCTTTCAATTCGCTGGCAAAAATGAAATGGTGGTTGTCTTGAAACCAGTATAAAGGTCTTCTGCCTATCCTATCTCTTGCTAACAGGAGTTTTTTCTTATTCTGATCAAGGATGGCGATTGCGAAATCCCCTTCGATTTTTTCTAGAAACTTAGTGTCCAAGAGTTCATACGCTTTCAATACCAACTCGGCATGAGAAGTTGATTTCATCCGCATCGCCTGTGCGATCTCTTTGGAATTAGTCAGCGTTCCATCAATTGCACAGAAAATCGATTTGTTTCTGCTATAGGCGGTCTGACTTCCACATCCTCCTATCTGAATATTTTTATAAGTGTGGATGGCAGGCTCTTCCAGACAGCGATGCTTTAGCGTCTTCACCATCGGTTTGATTAGATCGTTCATTTGAAAAAGATCGGGATAAACAATTCCTGCAATGCCGCTCATTCATTACTCCCTTAATCATGGATTTTTAGAGCGTATCTTCTAAATCGACGACACGCTCTTAAGAGTATATTTTTGTTGAATTTTTTGGAACCTTCGGAAAGAATGCAAGCTGATGAGAGTTGAAACCGGAGAAATCATGAAACACTTACTTCTAGCCCTTCTGCTGTTTGGGATAACGGCAGTTTATTCCCAGGAAGAATTTGCCTATTTAAAAATGGGAGGAGTTGTCGGGGATAGCCAGGCGCCAGGCCATCGATCCTGGTTTGAATTGTCTACTTTTGATCAGGGACCGTATAGATGGACAAAAAAAGGAAGGGAGCAAAATTATTTGCCTCGCGAATCAGGTTCTGAAGGAGCTGGAAAGCTGGTGGTTGTCCGTACCGCTCGCAACCCTTCGCAGCAAATGTATGAGGCGGCTGTAAAGGGAACTTATTTCGGTACAGTTGAGATTGATGTTCCTGTTTCTACAGGAATGGGGGATCACTACATTCGCTGGACCCTTTCCGATGTTGTGGTGACAGGTCTTAACGTGGAACGTGCTCATGGGAAAAAGGGGCTGCCTATCGAACAGGCGACGCTTTCTTATCAAAGAGCTGAATGGCAGTTGCCTGAACAGAAAATACAGTCTCATGAGCATAAAAATTCAAGTTCCTGGCATTACCGTTAGAGGGTGTAGAAAAATGGCTTTTATTTTTGAACAGATTCGGACAGGCGGAGATCGCAATTTTGCTTATTTAATCGGGGATGGATCGACTCTGGAAGCTGTTGTCATCGATCCTTCTTATGATCCTGAAGCAGTAGTTGAAAGAGCGAAGGATCAGAGACTTAAAGTGTCTACAATTATCAATACTCATGGCCACGGAGACCATACAAATGGAAACGATATGGCTCAGGAACTTACAGGAGCTGACATTGCGGCGTACAAAAACTCCTCTGTTCCTCATGAGATGGATCTCGATGAAGGGAAGGTGTTGAACGTCGGGAATTTGTCCCTAAAGATTTTTCACACTCCTGGGCATTGTGAGGATCACATCGTCGTTTACGTTCAGAGGCACCATGTTGCAATTACAGGCGATCATTTATTTGTAGGCAAAATTGGGGGAACAGCAACAGAGGAGCAGGCAGAGCTGCAGTACTATCATTTGCAAAGGCTTTTTAGCGAACTTCCTTCGGAAACGACCATTTGGCCCGGCCATGACGTAGGAGTGCGTCCATCTTCAACATTGGCGCTGGAAAAAGAGTCCAATCCCTTTTTAATGGTAAAAAATTTCGAGGAATTTTTAGACTTGAAAAACAATTGGGCTGATTTCAAGAAAAAAAAGGGATTGAAATAGTCCCTAAAAGAAAATTTCACCTCCTACTGTAATTCCTTGCAGAGCCGTATTCCCGGAAGCCGAAGAGCTTGACACCCCTTCGTTATTATAGCTGTATCTTCTCAAGTGGGGAGTATTAAAATAGTTGTTGAATTCATACATGAGGTGAAATTTCATTAGCAGGCATTGACCGCAAGCAAACTGAAAGCTAAGTCCTGTTTTCAAGTGCAGTCCAGGGATGCATACGCATTGATCTTCTTTTAGATCGATATCTGTTGAAGTGATATTGCCGGAAATATCCAGGATTTCCTGGAGATGTTCGATATCTGTTTTTGAGGCAAGGATAGATCCTCCCATGCTCCCGAAAATTCCGATTCCGCATGGCCATTTCAGATTCACATCAGCTCCACCGATTAGGCCGGCTCCTTTCAGTGTGGAGTTCCAAGTCACTCTTGCAGGGGCGGCAAGACTTCCTGTACCAAAGTCGCCTCCTTCGTATAAATAAGATTGATCATGCTTCAGCCAGATTCCATGAAATCCAAAGAACGGATGCAATTGAACAGTGTCTTCACAATAGACGATTGTACGTCCGAAAAGCACATCGAGTGCTTGATATTTCAAATCTAGTTTTGCGGTTGCGGTATCTGCATCGCTTAAACCCGTGTTTGGATGGAGAAGAGAAGCTTTCAGGCTAATATCTTCATCAGTTGTATCGATAAATTGATTCCCTTCTGTTTTGAACCATGTATAGGAGACGACAGTATCCCATCCACAGCACCAGTTCCAACCGAGCCAGCCTCTGACGCCCCAGTCCCAATCATAGCTGGCGAAGTGTGTGTTTCCAATACCCAAAATCTCTGTTTGTTCCGTGTTGAAGTCGACGGCAAAATCCAGATCGTTCTCGCATGCCGTCCACCAAAGCCCCTCGGCTCCAAAGAAAAAATGGCACTCTCCCGGACAGAATTGATCACAGGCGTAGCAATAAGGGTCATAGGTGCGTGGAGGTTCTGAGTAGCAGTCATCGCTGCAGCAGCAGGGGCGAATAGGTGGAGGGGGTTTTGTGTATGTGATGTTTTTACAGCAGTCAGCCTCAACATTAATGCTCGATAGGAAAATAAATATCAGGAATTTTGCGATGTGTCTTTTCATTTAATCCTCCTTAAAATCGTAAATCTATTCCAAAAGTTGCGCCATGCAGGGCAATGCTTCCATCTGTTGCTGCACTTGATACACCTTCGTTTTCGTAGTGGTAACGGCGCACCTCGGGTGTGTTCAGCCATTGATTGAGTTCGTAGCAAAAGCGAAAGCGGATATTATAGTTGTTAAGGCAGCACATATCCCATGTAATGCCGGCCTCCAGTTGATATCCGGGAACGCAAAGACGTTGAGTTTCTTTTAGTTGAATACGTGGAGGCGTGACATCCGCTCCGTTCTCATCTAAGGAAACTTGAATATGATGATTATCCACAACTGCTCCGATGACGCTTCCTGCCAGCTGGCCATACATCCCTAAGCCGGATACCCAGCGATAAAAAAGTTCAAAGCCTGCATGTGCGCCAGGACCGGAAAGAGTGGAGTTCCATCTTATTTGTTCGGGATTTTCGGCAAAGTCTTCTTCTTCGTAGGTGACTTTCAATTTTTGTTTGATTCTCATCCATTTGGCTCCGATAAAGGGGCGTAAGATGAGTTTGTAGTCGAAAAATTCCATTTCTCTTGAAAACAGAAGGTCTGCGGTTTCGTACCAAAGATCTTGGAAGCCTTGGGCGATGCGTGCATTGGCAAGGCCAGTGTTAGGATGCAGCAGTGATGCAACCAGAACAGCGTCTGTATCTGTGTAGTCTTTGGTTTCTTTTGCTTTATTTTCGATCCAAGTGTATTGGCCTCTAATTTCAAATCCCAATAGTTCAAGCCCAAGATAGGCT
This genomic window from Waddlia chondrophila WSU 86-1044 contains:
- a CDS encoding hydroxyacylglutathione hydrolase family protein, producing the protein MAFIFEQIRTGGDRNFAYLIGDGSTLEAVVIDPSYDPEAVVERAKDQRLKVSTIINTHGHGDHTNGNDMAQELTGADIAAYKNSSVPHEMDLDEGKVLNVGNLSLKIFHTPGHCEDHIVVYVQRHHVAITGDHLFVGKIGGTATEEQAELQYYHLQRLFSELPSETTIWPGHDVGVRPSSTLALEKESNPFLMVKNFEEFLDLKNNWADFKKKKGLK
- a CDS encoding Hcp family type VI secretion system effector — protein: MKHLLLALLLFGITAVYSQEEFAYLKMGGVVGDSQAPGHRSWFELSTFDQGPYRWTKKGREQNYLPRESGSEGAGKLVVVRTARNPSQQMYEAAVKGTYFGTVEIDVPVSTGMGDHYIRWTLSDVVVTGLNVERAHGKKGLPIEQATLSYQRAEWQLPEQKIQSHEHKNSSSWHYR
- a CDS encoding Lpg1974 family pore-forming outer membrane protein, producing MKRHIAKFLIFIFLSSINVEADCCKNITYTKPPPPIRPCCCSDDCYSEPPRTYDPYCYACDQFCPGECHFFFGAEGLWWTACENDLDFAVDFNTEQTEILGIGNTHFASYDWDWGVRGWLGWNWCCGWDTVVSYTWFKTEGNQFIDTTDEDISLKASLLHPNTGLSDADTATAKLDLKYQALDVLFGRTIVYCEDTVQLHPFFGFHGIWLKHDQSYLYEGGDFGTGSLAAPARVTWNSTLKGAGLIGGADVNLKWPCGIGIFGSMGGSILASKTDIEHLQEILDISGNITSTDIDLKEDQCVCIPGLHLKTGLSFQFACGQCLLMKFHLMYEFNNYFNTPHLRRYSYNNEGVSSSSASGNTALQGITVGGEIFF
- a CDS encoding Lpg1974 family pore-forming outer membrane protein — its product is MTRRLLLSIFCALICTNPFLEAQCGKSWLSTSPCPPVTTHTYWDYSPCNTASNQWKSSPCEYGCNNRCGFNAGIDYLYWTVCQDNLDFSVDHTIADDPPTLLGTGKTHFLKYGWSSGVRAYLGLELLGFEIRGQYTWIENKAKETKDYTDTDAVLVASLLHPNTGLANARIAQGFQDLWYETADLLFSREMEFFDYKLILRPFIGAKWMRIKQKLKVTYEEEDFAENPEQIRWNSTLSGPGAHAGFELFYRWVSGLGMYGQLAGSVIGAVVDNHHIQVSLDENGADVTPPRIQLKETQRLCVPGYQLEAGITWDMCCLNNYNIRFRFCYELNQWLNTPEVRRYHYENEGVSSAATDGSIALHGATFGIDLRF
- a CDS encoding class I SAM-dependent methyltransferase, giving the protein MNKLNVIQDKTVSIPYSDRLKPKTFREATKARFEREWKKNPNQFNPMRNARERTRIERTIHFIQKHLDLNGLKIADLGSGHGHLTKKYRDNGGMVSAVDIAQNASCMSENEKGITPILSCVPNTHLEDFSFDLVACTELIGFISPREHRLFFNELARLTKRDGRILFSTSVDIHSEDALDKLIGLMHTEWEILDYQLSFHSRQIRLQNFFSMPRKFSHASRSAEERKNALNDRCSIWRAWFKWNSTGSIGALWGWLAPIANLIERAVKQSKTLLLLLEKLSHSEASISHIIILAKRKDLFSDTGN
- a CDS encoding asparagine synthetase B family protein, with the translated sequence MSGIAGIVYPDLFQMNDLIKPMVKTLKHRCLEEPAIHTYKNIQIGGCGSQTAYSRNKSIFCAIDGTLTNSKEIAQAMRMKSTSHAELVLKAYELLDTKFLEKIEGDFAIAILDQNKKKLLLARDRIGRRPLYWFQDNHHFIFASELKAILSTGAVPQTAAIDALSAYLFFGYIPQDMSPIKGINKLLPAHFLQLHLEGSKTIESYWSYSSYFEHPTKGSKEQILGNLSKIFESSIKQCLPNKEEKIGCFMSGGLGSASVAHYLKKLSKNDRILSYSVGFLNENEGDIEAAKLISSSLNIPQETYKITQDTFANDLVKINWYLDEPIADLNVVATWKLCEMASKNTKTVFSGMGSDELFAGHSRYTTKEQDASLIRQIALNWLHRLQRALIPIMQRVYKPFAYELMKESRTDPLQSSYLKANAYFDEAELAKASPKLRGIFDPEVFLHKFHHLFRVQSTVASYLYFDVKTRLVDCYIHQYERLTTAHQIDWQSPFLNRGVVEYLASLPEPNFLKEEEAAGYLKSLMENSLPDQIIQRPKRTRQLFLKSWMENSPMKDLFLKLPNGTLVDNGLVSQNWLKDQINHLGYANDTHRKLWSILQLEIWFRLFINRPIDSKPPEITVSDLLDEPA